The proteins below come from a single Caulobacter segnis ATCC 21756 genomic window:
- a CDS encoding GNAT family N-acetyltransferase has translation MALLTPYQDHELADIVALVNSAYRGELAAQGWTSESYLLGGQRTDEASLRDDLAAKPGSTILTFRDAPEDKPHACAWLEPTDGGAWYVGMITVSPLRQDGGLGRAMLEACEAHAKAHGGTRMKMTVISVRDTLIAWYQRRGYSLTGETQPFPYGDERFGQPQRDDLAFVVLEKGL, from the coding sequence ATGGCCCTGCTGACGCCCTACCAAGACCACGAGCTGGCCGACATCGTCGCCCTGGTGAACTCGGCCTATCGGGGAGAGCTGGCGGCCCAGGGCTGGACCAGCGAGAGCTATCTGCTGGGCGGCCAGCGGACGGACGAAGCGAGCCTGCGCGACGACCTCGCCGCCAAGCCGGGGTCAACCATCCTGACCTTCCGCGACGCCCCCGAAGACAAGCCCCATGCCTGCGCCTGGCTGGAACCGACCGATGGCGGGGCCTGGTACGTCGGCATGATCACCGTCTCGCCCCTGCGCCAGGACGGCGGCCTGGGCCGCGCCATGCTGGAGGCCTGCGAGGCGCATGCGAAGGCCCACGGCGGAACGCGCATGAAGATGACCGTCATCTCGGTCCGCGACACCCTGATCGCCTGGTACCAGCGCCGCGGCTACAGCCTGACGGGCGAAACCCAGCCCTTCCCCTACGGCGACGAGCGCTTCGGCCAGCCCCAGCGCGACGACCTGGCGTTCGTCGTGCTGGAGAAAGGGCTCTGA
- a CDS encoding L-aspartate oxidase, whose amino-acid sequence MTKRVNFDGPVILGAGLAGLTAALAAKTALVLSPTPLATGCSSAWAQGGMAAALSGEDTPELHAVDTLAAGAGLCDPDAVALLTREGPQAVRDLAALGAPFDRKADDGFVLSLEAAHSKARVARVGGDGAGAAIMAAVIATVRATPSIEIRENARARRLLQDATGRVVGVLAEIDGALVEIRSPAVILATGGVGGLYAVTTTPAEVRGEGLGLAALAGATIADPEFVQFHPTAIDIGRDPAPLATEALRGEGSILRDKDGRAFMADYHPAKELAPRDVVARAIHAERIAGRGAFLDATEAVGDHFPHEFPAVFEACQSAGIDPRREMIPVVPAVHYHMGGVATDLDGRASLPGLYAAGECASTGVQGANRLASNSLLEAAVFGARAGRVAAAEGKHGGEPLSLEPLPDLPDAALQILRKAMSRDAGVIRDAAGLARLLEQVEALEPAYGPCPTVVAARLIVEAALARQESRGGHYRADFPATAEPVRTFVTLENADAAVRYAAE is encoded by the coding sequence ATGACCAAGCGTGTGAACTTCGACGGCCCCGTCATCCTCGGCGCGGGTCTGGCCGGTCTCACCGCCGCCCTCGCGGCGAAGACGGCCCTCGTCCTGTCGCCGACGCCGCTGGCGACCGGCTGCTCCAGCGCTTGGGCGCAGGGCGGCATGGCCGCGGCGCTGTCGGGTGAGGACACCCCGGAGCTCCACGCCGTCGACACCCTCGCCGCCGGCGCCGGGCTCTGCGATCCGGACGCCGTCGCCCTGCTGACCCGCGAAGGTCCGCAAGCCGTCCGCGATCTGGCCGCCTTGGGCGCGCCGTTCGACCGCAAGGCCGATGACGGTTTCGTTCTCAGCCTCGAGGCGGCCCACTCCAAGGCCCGCGTCGCCCGCGTCGGCGGCGACGGCGCCGGCGCGGCGATCATGGCCGCGGTGATCGCCACGGTTCGCGCCACGCCCTCGATCGAGATCCGCGAGAACGCTCGCGCCCGGCGACTGCTTCAGGACGCGACGGGCCGTGTGGTCGGCGTGCTCGCCGAGATCGACGGCGCCCTGGTCGAGATCCGCAGCCCGGCGGTGATCCTGGCGACCGGCGGCGTCGGCGGCCTCTACGCCGTCACCACCACCCCGGCGGAGGTGCGCGGCGAAGGCCTGGGCCTGGCCGCCCTGGCCGGCGCGACGATCGCCGACCCGGAGTTCGTGCAGTTCCACCCCACGGCCATCGACATCGGCCGCGACCCCGCGCCGCTGGCCACCGAGGCGCTGCGCGGCGAAGGCTCGATCCTGCGCGACAAGGACGGCCGCGCCTTCATGGCGGACTACCACCCGGCCAAGGAGCTGGCGCCGCGCGACGTCGTGGCCCGCGCCATCCACGCCGAACGCATCGCCGGGCGCGGGGCGTTCCTGGACGCCACGGAGGCGGTGGGCGACCACTTCCCGCACGAGTTCCCGGCCGTGTTCGAGGCCTGCCAAAGCGCGGGGATCGACCCGCGCCGCGAGATGATCCCGGTCGTCCCGGCGGTGCACTACCACATGGGCGGGGTCGCGACGGACCTCGACGGCCGCGCCAGCCTGCCGGGCCTCTACGCCGCCGGCGAGTGCGCCTCGACCGGGGTGCAGGGCGCCAACCGCCTGGCCTCCAACAGCCTGCTGGAGGCGGCCGTGTTCGGCGCCCGCGCCGGCCGCGTGGCGGCGGCGGAAGGAAAGCACGGCGGCGAACCGCTCAGCCTGGAGCCCCTGCCCGACCTGCCCGACGCCGCGCTGCAAATCCTGCGCAAGGCCATGAGCCGCGACGCCGGGGTGATCCGTGACGCCGCGGGCCTCGCGCGCCTGCTGGAACAGGTCGAGGCGCTGGAGCCCGCCTATGGACCCTGTCCCACGGTCGTCGCCGCGCGCCTGATCGTCGAGGCGGCCCTGGCCCGCCAGGAAAGCCGGGGCGGCCACTATCGCGCCGACTTCCCCGCGACCGCCGAACCCGTCCGCACCTTCGTGACCTTGGAGAACGCGGACGCCGCCGTCCGCTACGCCGCCGAATGA
- a CDS encoding methyltransferase domain-containing protein, which produces MPELLIGCGNSRDKRVGDASNPGWKDLTTLDIDPHSGADVIHDLNNLPYPFADDHFDEIHAYEVLEHTGQQGDWRFFLAQFSEFWRILKHGGLLCATCPSVTSRWAWGDPGHTRVIQPETLVFLQQPRYEQVGRTAMTDYRAFYQADFDLAFSEDNGEGFKFALRAIKPSRIQPKA; this is translated from the coding sequence ATGCCGGAACTTCTGATCGGTTGCGGCAACAGCCGCGACAAACGTGTCGGCGACGCTTCCAATCCCGGGTGGAAGGACCTCACCACGCTGGACATCGATCCGCACTCCGGCGCGGACGTCATCCACGACCTGAATAATCTTCCCTATCCGTTCGCCGACGACCACTTCGACGAGATCCACGCCTACGAGGTGCTGGAGCACACGGGGCAGCAGGGCGACTGGCGGTTCTTCCTGGCGCAGTTCAGCGAGTTCTGGCGCATCCTGAAGCATGGCGGCCTGCTGTGCGCCACCTGCCCGTCGGTGACGTCGCGCTGGGCCTGGGGGGATCCGGGGCATACGCGGGTGATCCAGCCCGAAACGCTCGTCTTCCTGCAGCAGCCCCGTTACGAGCAGGTGGGGCGGACGGCGATGACCGACTATCGCGCCTTCTACCAGGCCGACTTCGATCTGGCCTTCAGCGAGGACAACGGCGAGGGCTTCAAGTTCGCCCTGCGCGCCATCAAGCCCTCGCGGATCCAGCCGAAGGCTTAA
- a CDS encoding LysE family translocator, with protein sequence MTSELLLAYVLFCFATAGTPGPNNMMLLASGANFGFRRTVLHILGISCGLGFMVLCMGLGLGSVFKAFPVLHEILRWVGAAYMLWLAWKIGTSDKVSDRQAASRPMTFAQAAAFQWVNPKAWAMALGAVTTYAPEGGSWTAVPLLAGTFMLVGAPCSAAWAGFGQGLRPFLDRPAVLRTFNVTMAVLLVISLAPMVFEHGKPPAFPARDLAISAPPIVVTPWRG encoded by the coding sequence ATGACTTCGGAACTGCTGCTCGCCTACGTCCTGTTCTGCTTCGCCACGGCGGGAACGCCGGGCCCGAACAACATGATGCTGCTGGCCTCGGGCGCGAATTTCGGCTTCCGACGCACGGTGCTGCACATCCTGGGCATCAGTTGCGGCCTGGGCTTCATGGTGCTGTGCATGGGTCTCGGCCTTGGAAGCGTGTTCAAGGCCTTCCCCGTGCTGCACGAGATCCTGCGCTGGGTCGGGGCGGCCTACATGCTTTGGCTGGCCTGGAAGATCGGGACTTCGGACAAGGTCAGCGACCGCCAGGCCGCCAGCCGGCCGATGACCTTCGCGCAGGCGGCGGCGTTCCAGTGGGTCAATCCCAAGGCCTGGGCCATGGCGCTTGGCGCGGTGACGACCTATGCGCCGGAGGGCGGATCGTGGACGGCCGTTCCGCTGCTGGCCGGGACCTTCATGCTGGTGGGCGCGCCCTGCAGCGCCGCGTGGGCGGGCTTCGGCCAGGGCTTGAGGCCGTTCCTGGACCGTCCCGCGGTCCTGCGGACCTTCAACGTGACCATGGCCGTGCTGCTGGTGATCTCGCTGGCGCCGATGGTCTTCGAGCATGGCAAGCCGCCGGCGTTCCCGGCGCGAGACCTGGCGATCAGCGCGCCGCCGATCGTCGTCACGCCCTGGCGGGGCTAG
- a CDS encoding TonB-dependent receptor plug domain-containing protein encodes MRMSSVRGRLLASSMICTAAAMVFAGQAAAQTAPAGQASDQTEVEEIVVTGSLFRRTDTETPSPVTVLTSETLERAGIATAADAIRSISADGAGSIGTGFQSGFSAGGSAVSLRGLGVSSTLVLVDGLRSTNFPLNDDGHNAYVDLNSIPFSLIDRIEVLKDGASSSYGADAIGGVVNLKLKKQFVGVKGSMEAGESDRGDAEHRRADITLGYGDYAETGWNVYVNAEYQTNGRVTNHSRGFPYNTQDLSSIGGLDNNTADSSLTTATPNAVVVRTTQSDLNNPLAGGTALIPSGTYIDSAGKTQNYYNYTTLNSNCANGSYTSTNLTNRGVGCKWDLVDTYRQIAPKQKRYAFNGRLSFRLNENVEGYATGSYSKSYVSIKGTPSAVRATQPFGGAPSLASSNPGIVLPVYVCSTGVNCSTAVDRRLNPNNPYAAAFAADPANGAARLYYLFGDLPAGSERDNEVIRGTMGFNGSFGDDWHWRVEAVGARDNLRLTQHGLLNIAALTNAINTGSYNFVDPSQNSAAVRNAISPDKVTPSHSSLMSIDASITKRLWALPGGDMMLAVGAQARKEVLENNNQNARLDTYGLSTASAFGKHTVKAAFFEIAAPVHDTLELNVSGRYDDYSEGFNNFSPKFGAKFTPIKQLAFRGTYSKGFRAPTFAESGPRSQYAGFVSTTPPAAFQALHGGTSNPYSQSYSLGRGVVGNPDLKPEKSRSFTLGTIYEPTRWLSLTVDYYDVKKSDLIVSGPKISDAVNAYYSKTNLADACAAVAAVGAGYSCNVTDAVDPLFPTALPRVLIINVPYVNADYSKTSGVDFSATGRFNLPADIKWTSRLEVTHVLKYDLHTSDGEVEKYAGTLGPYDLSSGNGTPEWKGNWQNTLAFGERYTLSATAYYVGSIKSVAADTNGSTECVPGNPYGGSGSPAVANKFCKIKSFINVDMNATAQVKDGVQLYANVGNVFDKKAPIAPGAYSSAPNFLTTWHYAGLIGRTFKVGVRFEY; translated from the coding sequence ATGAGAATGAGTTCCGTGAGGGGGCGCTTGCTGGCGTCCTCGATGATCTGCACGGCCGCCGCGATGGTGTTCGCCGGCCAGGCCGCCGCCCAGACCGCGCCCGCCGGTCAAGCTAGCGACCAGACCGAAGTCGAAGAGATCGTCGTCACCGGTTCGCTGTTCCGCCGCACCGACACCGAGACCCCGTCGCCGGTCACCGTGCTGACCTCCGAAACCCTCGAGCGCGCGGGCATCGCCACCGCCGCCGACGCCATCCGCTCGATCTCGGCCGACGGCGCCGGCTCGATCGGCACCGGTTTCCAGAGCGGCTTCTCGGCCGGCGGTTCGGCCGTGTCGCTGCGTGGCCTGGGCGTTTCGTCGACCCTGGTGCTGGTCGACGGCCTGCGCTCGACCAACTTCCCGCTGAACGATGACGGTCACAACGCCTATGTCGACCTGAACTCCATTCCGTTCAGCCTGATCGACCGGATCGAAGTGCTGAAGGACGGCGCCTCGTCGTCGTACGGCGCCGACGCCATCGGCGGCGTGGTGAACCTGAAGCTGAAGAAGCAATTCGTCGGCGTGAAGGGCAGCATGGAAGCCGGCGAGAGCGACCGTGGCGACGCCGAACACCGCCGCGCTGACATCACCCTGGGTTATGGCGACTACGCCGAGACCGGCTGGAACGTCTATGTCAACGCCGAGTACCAGACGAACGGCCGGGTCACCAACCACAGCCGCGGCTTCCCGTACAACACTCAGGACCTGAGCTCGATCGGCGGCCTGGACAACAACACCGCCGACAGCTCGCTGACCACCGCGACGCCGAACGCCGTCGTGGTCCGCACGACCCAGAGCGACCTGAACAATCCGCTTGCGGGCGGCACGGCGCTGATCCCGAGCGGCACCTATATCGACAGCGCGGGCAAGACGCAGAACTACTACAACTACACCACGCTGAACTCGAACTGCGCCAACGGCTCCTACACGTCGACCAACCTCACGAACCGTGGCGTCGGCTGTAAGTGGGACCTGGTCGACACCTATCGCCAGATCGCGCCGAAGCAGAAGCGCTACGCCTTCAACGGCCGCCTGAGCTTCCGCCTGAACGAGAACGTCGAAGGCTACGCGACCGGCAGCTATTCCAAGAGCTATGTCAGCATCAAGGGCACGCCGTCGGCTGTCCGGGCGACCCAGCCCTTCGGCGGCGCGCCGTCGCTGGCCTCGTCGAACCCGGGCATCGTCCTGCCGGTCTACGTCTGCTCGACCGGCGTGAACTGCTCGACCGCCGTCGACCGTCGTCTGAACCCGAACAACCCGTACGCGGCCGCCTTCGCCGCCGACCCGGCCAACGGCGCCGCGCGCCTCTACTACCTATTCGGCGACCTGCCGGCCGGCAGCGAACGCGACAACGAAGTCATCCGTGGCACGATGGGCTTCAACGGCTCGTTCGGCGACGACTGGCATTGGCGTGTCGAAGCCGTCGGCGCTCGCGACAACCTGCGTCTGACGCAACACGGCCTGCTGAACATCGCGGCCCTGACCAACGCGATCAACACGGGCTCGTACAACTTCGTCGATCCGTCGCAGAACTCCGCGGCCGTCCGCAACGCGATCTCGCCGGACAAGGTGACCCCGTCGCACTCGTCGCTGATGTCGATCGACGCCTCGATCACCAAGCGTCTGTGGGCCCTGCCGGGCGGCGACATGATGCTGGCCGTTGGCGCCCAAGCGCGTAAGGAAGTTCTGGAAAACAACAACCAGAACGCCCGCCTGGACACCTACGGCCTGTCGACCGCCTCGGCGTTCGGCAAGCACACGGTCAAGGCCGCCTTCTTCGAAATCGCCGCGCCGGTCCACGACACCCTCGAACTGAACGTGTCGGGCCGCTACGACGACTACTCGGAAGGCTTCAACAACTTCTCGCCGAAGTTCGGCGCGAAGTTCACGCCGATCAAGCAACTGGCCTTCCGCGGCACCTATTCTAAGGGCTTCCGCGCGCCGACCTTCGCTGAATCGGGCCCGCGCTCGCAGTACGCCGGTTTCGTGTCCACGACGCCGCCGGCCGCCTTCCAGGCCCTGCATGGCGGCACCAGCAACCCGTACTCGCAGTCCTACAGCCTGGGCCGCGGCGTCGTCGGCAACCCGGACCTGAAGCCGGAAAAGTCGCGCAGCTTCACCCTCGGCACGATCTATGAGCCGACCCGCTGGCTGAGCCTGACGGTCGACTACTACGACGTCAAAAAGTCGGACCTGATCGTTTCCGGTCCGAAGATCAGCGACGCGGTCAACGCCTACTACAGCAAGACGAACTTGGCCGACGCTTGCGCCGCTGTCGCGGCCGTGGGCGCGGGCTATTCGTGCAACGTGACCGACGCCGTCGATCCGCTGTTCCCGACCGCTCTGCCGCGCGTGCTGATCATCAACGTCCCGTACGTGAACGCCGACTACTCGAAGACCTCGGGCGTCGACTTCTCGGCCACGGGCCGCTTCAACCTGCCGGCCGACATCAAGTGGACCAGCCGCCTGGAAGTGACGCACGTCCTGAAGTACGACCTGCACACCTCGGACGGCGAAGTCGAGAAGTACGCCGGGACCCTCGGCCCGTACGACCTTTCGTCGGGCAACGGTACGCCCGAGTGGAAGGGCAACTGGCAGAACACCCTGGCCTTCGGCGAGCGGTACACCCTGTCGGCCACGGCCTACTACGTCGGCAGCATCAAGTCGGTCGCCGCGGACACCAACGGCAGCACGGAATGCGTTCCGGGCAACCCGTACGGTGGTTCGGGCAGCCCGGCCGTCGCCAACAAGTTCTGCAAGATCAAGAGCTTCATAAACGTCGACATGAACGCGACGGCCCAGGTCAAGGACGGCGTGCAGCTGTACGCCAACGTGGGCAACGTGTTCGACAAGAAGGCTCCGATCGCGCCGGGCGCCTATTCGTCGGCTCCGAACTTCCTGACCACCTGGCACTACGCCGGCCTGATCGGCCGGACGTTCAAGGTGGGCGTGCGTTTCGAGTACTAA
- a CDS encoding YihY/virulence factor BrkB family protein, with amino-acid sequence MPDASLRPILSWLKSRPYHLAPWIVLLAAAPFALPRKRAETQLVDPPGLSEDRAMPPHEFDAAEPRRGRAARHPVHIPLLGWRDIVWRTWREITVDRLPAVAGGVTFYTLLALIPAIGAFVSLYGLFADVRTVEQQLRDMAGVFPPSVVQIVGEQMLRLASQGEAKLGLAFAFSLLLSVWSANASMRTLFDGLNIAYDEEEKRHIVRRTLLSYAFTFCALVYAVAVSAVLIVTPLLLKAARLSALDSYWAPIRWLMVMAMTAVAFAVLYRFAPSRAQARWRWVWIGAATASGGWLIGSLGFSTYVNRVAHFDAAYGPLGAIIAFMVWVWFSIMAILVGAELNAEIEHQTAIDSTTGPEQPMGARGAAMADTVGLAFHPWELIKREAGAVRRMTGGAWKRVRRR; translated from the coding sequence ATGCCCGACGCTAGCCTGCGTCCCATCCTGTCCTGGCTGAAGTCGCGGCCCTATCATCTGGCGCCGTGGATCGTACTGCTGGCCGCCGCGCCGTTCGCCCTGCCCCGCAAGCGAGCGGAGACCCAGCTGGTCGATCCGCCCGGCCTGTCGGAAGACCGCGCCATGCCGCCGCACGAGTTCGACGCGGCCGAGCCGCGGCGGGGCCGCGCGGCGCGTCATCCCGTCCACATTCCGCTGCTCGGCTGGCGAGACATCGTCTGGCGCACCTGGCGCGAGATCACCGTCGACCGGCTGCCCGCCGTGGCCGGGGGCGTGACCTTCTACACCCTTCTGGCCCTGATCCCGGCGATCGGCGCCTTCGTCTCGCTCTATGGCCTGTTCGCCGATGTGCGGACGGTCGAGCAGCAGCTGCGCGACATGGCCGGCGTCTTCCCGCCCAGCGTCGTCCAGATCGTCGGCGAGCAGATGCTGCGTCTGGCCAGCCAGGGCGAGGCCAAGCTGGGCCTGGCGTTCGCGTTCAGCCTGCTGCTGTCGGTGTGGAGCGCCAACGCCAGCATGCGCACGCTCTTCGACGGCCTGAACATCGCCTATGACGAGGAAGAGAAGCGCCACATCGTCCGGCGCACCCTGCTCAGTTACGCCTTCACCTTCTGCGCCCTGGTCTATGCGGTCGCGGTGTCGGCGGTCTTGATCGTGACCCCCCTGTTGCTGAAGGCCGCCCGGCTGTCGGCGCTGGACAGCTACTGGGCGCCGATCCGCTGGTTGATGGTGATGGCCATGACCGCCGTCGCCTTCGCCGTGCTCTATCGCTTCGCTCCCAGCCGGGCGCAGGCGCGATGGCGCTGGGTGTGGATCGGAGCGGCGACGGCGTCGGGAGGCTGGCTGATCGGCTCGCTGGGCTTTTCGACCTACGTCAATCGCGTGGCCCATTTCGACGCCGCCTACGGCCCGCTCGGCGCGATCATCGCCTTCATGGTCTGGGTCTGGTTCTCGATCATGGCCATCCTGGTCGGGGCCGAGCTGAACGCCGAGATCGAACACCAGACCGCCATCGACTCCACCACCGGCCCCGAGCAGCCGATGGGCGCGCGCGGAGCGGCCATGGCCGACACGGTGGGCCTGGCCTTCCATCCCTGGGAGCTGATCAAGCGGGAAGCCGGCGCCGTGCGGCGCATGACCGGCGGCGCCTGGAAACGCGTACGCCGGCGTTAA
- a CDS encoding aminotransferase-like domain-containing protein, translating to MAAPWTPDLPAGEGPLYERLVAALRSDIASGALAAGARLPPQRDLAYRLGIGLGTVTRAYVEAEKAGLVSAHVGRGSFVNAPADHRAPVREGPVNLAQNIAPAGPAASRIAEAMARLRRRPDLLEHLAYAPAAGHEAQRRAGAQWLQRFGGFDGADVSRLVCCGGAQQGLALAMGAVARAGDAVLCEASTYNGVKALAAHMGLRPQGVALDEEGLAADALEAAVKATGARVLSVIPTLQNPTGRIMSVSRREAIAALARRLDLTIIEDDIYGAYAPNAPPPLALLAPERTFHVSGVSKTLGPGLRAGFLVAPTEAAFERVLDAVRALTYAPSGFGGLVATQWIEDGAADQIVAEVREEAAARLSLARDILGSAIEPPRSDCAPHVWLPMSELEAERLAGRALRGGAEVTPPDAPIVTPGLVTGVRVCLGAAPDRQTLRQGLEIVAGALSSEVGERSRAVI from the coding sequence TTGGCCGCCCCCTGGACGCCCGACCTTCCCGCCGGCGAGGGCCCACTTTACGAGCGGCTGGTCGCGGCGTTGCGGTCCGACATCGCCTCGGGCGCGCTGGCGGCCGGCGCGCGTCTGCCGCCGCAGCGGGACCTGGCCTATCGTCTCGGGATAGGCCTCGGGACCGTCACCCGCGCCTATGTCGAGGCCGAGAAGGCCGGGCTGGTCAGCGCCCATGTCGGCCGGGGCAGCTTCGTCAACGCGCCGGCCGATCACCGCGCGCCGGTCCGCGAGGGGCCGGTCAACCTGGCCCAGAACATCGCCCCCGCCGGACCCGCCGCCAGCCGCATCGCCGAGGCCATGGCGCGCCTTCGCCGCCGGCCGGACTTGCTCGAGCACCTGGCCTACGCCCCGGCGGCGGGACACGAGGCGCAACGGCGGGCCGGGGCGCAGTGGCTCCAGCGTTTCGGCGGCTTTGACGGCGCCGATGTGTCGCGGCTGGTCTGCTGCGGCGGCGCCCAGCAGGGCCTGGCGCTGGCCATGGGCGCGGTCGCGCGCGCCGGAGACGCCGTGCTGTGCGAGGCCTCGACCTATAACGGCGTCAAGGCGCTGGCCGCACACATGGGCTTGCGGCCGCAGGGCGTGGCGCTGGATGAGGAAGGCCTGGCGGCGGATGCGCTGGAAGCGGCCGTGAAGGCCACCGGCGCACGGGTGCTGTCGGTCATCCCCACGCTGCAGAATCCCACCGGCCGGATCATGAGCGTCTCGCGGCGCGAGGCGATCGCGGCGCTCGCGCGGCGTCTCGACCTGACGATCATCGAGGACGACATCTACGGCGCCTACGCCCCGAACGCGCCGCCACCCCTGGCCTTGCTGGCGCCGGAGCGGACCTTCCATGTCTCGGGCGTCTCCAAGACATTGGGGCCGGGCCTGCGCGCCGGCTTCCTGGTCGCGCCGACCGAGGCCGCGTTCGAGCGGGTGCTGGACGCCGTGCGGGCCCTGACCTACGCGCCCTCGGGCTTCGGCGGCCTGGTCGCCACCCAGTGGATCGAGGACGGCGCGGCGGACCAGATCGTCGCCGAGGTGCGCGAGGAGGCCGCCGCGCGGCTTTCCCTGGCGCGGGACATCCTGGGCTCCGCGATCGAGCCGCCGCGCTCGGACTGTGCGCCGCATGTCTGGCTGCCGATGAGCGAACTGGAGGCCGAGCGCCTGGCCGGTCGCGCCCTGCGCGGCGGCGCCGAGGTGACCCCGCCCGACGCGCCGATCGTCACGCCCGGCCTCGTCACCGGCGTGCGCGTCTGCCTGGGCGCGGCGCCGGACCGCCAGACCCTGCGCCAGGGCCTGGAGATCGTCGCCGGCGCGCTATCGAGCGAGGTCGGCGAGCGGTCGCGGGCGGTGATCTGA
- the nadA gene encoding quinolinate synthase NadA, whose product MADGFAVQPGNGALEFTAEIEARTAPIWDKVKHHVTPLEWRTQAPLIAEINRLKREKNAAILAHNYMTPDIFHGVGDFVGDSLALAKEAAKSDAQIIVQAGVHFMAETSKVLSPQKKILIPDLKAGCSLASSITGADVRLIKQRYPGIPVVTYVNTTADVKAETDICCTSANAVQVVEWAAKEWGTDKVILIPDEFLARNVARQTDVKIIAWAGHCEVHKRFTAQDIADMRAAWPGAEVLAHPECPAEILEAADFAGSTAAMNDYVAARKPAQVVLITECSMASNVQAESPATQFIGPCNMCPHMKRITLQNIYDALVYEQFEVTVDADVIDRARLAVQRMIDLPPPVTPARYDLVKARHHVDVELI is encoded by the coding sequence ATGGCCGACGGGTTCGCAGTCCAGCCAGGAAATGGCGCGCTTGAGTTCACCGCCGAGATCGAGGCGCGGACCGCGCCCATCTGGGACAAGGTCAAGCACCATGTCACGCCGCTGGAGTGGCGGACGCAGGCGCCGCTGATCGCCGAGATCAACCGGCTGAAGCGCGAGAAGAACGCCGCGATCCTGGCCCACAACTACATGACGCCGGACATCTTCCACGGCGTGGGCGACTTCGTGGGCGACAGCCTGGCCCTGGCCAAGGAGGCCGCCAAGAGCGACGCCCAGATCATCGTCCAGGCCGGCGTGCACTTCATGGCCGAGACCAGCAAGGTCCTGTCGCCGCAGAAGAAGATCCTGATCCCTGACCTGAAGGCCGGCTGCTCGCTCGCCTCGTCGATCACGGGCGCCGACGTGCGGCTGATCAAGCAGCGCTATCCGGGGATCCCGGTCGTCACCTACGTCAACACCACCGCCGACGTGAAGGCCGAGACCGACATCTGCTGCACCAGCGCCAACGCCGTGCAGGTGGTCGAGTGGGCCGCCAAGGAATGGGGGACCGACAAGGTCATCTTGATCCCCGACGAGTTCCTGGCCCGCAATGTCGCCCGCCAGACGGACGTCAAGATCATCGCCTGGGCCGGACACTGCGAAGTCCACAAGCGCTTCACCGCCCAGGACATCGCCGACATGCGCGCGGCCTGGCCCGGCGCGGAAGTCCTGGCCCACCCCGAGTGTCCGGCCGAGATCCTGGAAGCCGCCGACTTCGCCGGCTCCACGGCGGCGATGAACGACTATGTGGCCGCCCGCAAGCCGGCCCAGGTGGTGCTGATCACCGAGTGCTCGATGGCCAGCAACGTGCAGGCCGAGAGCCCGGCGACCCAGTTCATCGGCCCCTGCAACATGTGCCCGCACATGAAGCGGATCACCCTGCAGAACATCTACGACGCGCTCGTTTACGAGCAGTTCGAGGTGACGGTCGACGCCGACGTCATCGACCGGGCGCGCCTGGCCGTTCAGCGGATGATCGACCTGCCGCCGCCGGTGACGCCGGCCCGTTACGACCTGGTCAAGGCCCGGCATCACGTGGATGTCGAGCTGATCTAA
- a CDS encoding DUF3108 domain-containing protein, giving the protein MSFLYRAAAGAALALALVASTAASAAPTPVPLGQTLARFDKLKPATHRYLRYRQKGDTITPLDVWTREIRIEPDAAGVKRLHIVQHWDGSTPGTVKTIDSWFELGTFRPFTHQRSTTGKDGQTKIEGFDFKPDRIVGLKDLPGNAQAAYDMASPQPAFNFETDMETLQALPLTTGYEAQIVFHHPGGEAPAPYHFKVTGSETLTSSAGGKVDCWVMTTDYNHPEWAPARFWLAKDSQVVVKVLSPAPDGSIWVKTLLW; this is encoded by the coding sequence ATGTCGTTCCTGTACCGCGCGGCCGCTGGCGCCGCGCTCGCCCTCGCGCTCGTCGCGTCGACCGCCGCCTCGGCCGCTCCGACGCCCGTGCCGCTGGGCCAGACCCTGGCGCGGTTCGACAAGCTCAAGCCCGCCACGCACCGCTATCTGCGCTATCGCCAGAAGGGCGACACCATCACGCCGCTGGACGTCTGGACGCGCGAGATCCGCATCGAGCCCGACGCGGCTGGCGTCAAGCGCCTGCACATCGTCCAGCACTGGGACGGGTCGACGCCCGGGACGGTCAAGACGATCGACTCCTGGTTCGAGCTCGGGACCTTCCGCCCGTTCACCCACCAGCGCAGCACCACGGGCAAGGACGGCCAGACCAAGATCGAGGGCTTCGACTTCAAGCCCGACCGGATCGTCGGCCTCAAGGACCTGCCCGGCAACGCCCAGGCCGCCTACGACATGGCCTCGCCTCAACCGGCCTTCAATTTCGAGACCGACATGGAGACGCTGCAGGCCCTGCCGCTGACGACGGGCTATGAGGCGCAGATCGTCTTCCACCATCCGGGCGGCGAGGCGCCGGCGCCGTACCACTTCAAGGTGACAGGCTCGGAGACCCTGACCAGCTCGGCGGGCGGCAAGGTCGACTGCTGGGTGATGACCACCGACTACAACCACCCCGAATGGGCGCCGGCCCGCTTCTGGCTGGCCAAGGACAGCCAGGTGGTGGTCAAGGTGCTCTCGCCCGCGCCGGACGGGTCGATCTGGGTGAAGACGCTGCTCTGGTGA